The Yamadazyma tenuis chromosome 2, complete sequence sequence CCATGAAGCAGCGAATGAACAACCCATATCTAAAGCAAGTTCTGAAACAAAAGAGGTAGTTACAGCCGCTGACTCTGTCCATTTGGTGCAAGTCAAACCTATTATCCCTGTACGACCAAAACCGAAGGtaaaatcatcttcagacGCGACCTCAGTGGTttcgtcttcatcagaAGGTCCAATAAATGAGAGAAAGGCTCCTCCCCCAAAGCCAAAAAAATTATCATCCAAGATAGCTGCATTTCAGGAAATGCTCAATAAAGCGCCTTCAATTGGAGCCCTTGATTCCAATTCGGGCTCCGTTTCTCGTGGACAGTTGTCTAATTCACATATAAAGTTCGCCCAGAACTTACAAGGAATTGTTGGGAAAGGATTTGCGTTGCCAGGGATGGTAGATCCCAGCAAGGACACACTCCCTATTGACCACCAGCGAGACACTATTGAAGCTAAGATACTAGAAGACCCTCATGAGGTAAATGAGTATGGATCTGAAGCTCAGAAGGTTTCAACCAGAAGAGCCAAAGGCCCTAGGGGAAAGAAATTGCCTAAAATCTTATCTACACCTTTGAGTATACGGCTGGAATCTAAGTTTAAGATAGTCGAGCATAACTTGTGGTCTGTTGAACTTAAAAGGATTACCCCTGTCGAAACTCTTCGTGTATCCAAAGCCTCTAGCTTGCTGATGGTTACAGAAATAAATGAAAGGACCTTAGAATCTCAAAATTCTTCAAGCGAAGTGAATGTCCCCAATGAAAAACTCAACGAACCACATGAAATTGCTAAAGAAGTTCATGAGTCAAGCAAAAAGTCTGAAAAGGATGCAATCATAACTGATAGGATTCCTGAATCTGATGAAGTAGAAACAGAAGGAGCACATTTATGTTTATTGCACTCGAAAAGTCCCCATGAGAAAGAAACGGAAGAGGTTCTAGGTGCACCAGAAGAGCTCAAGCAAGATTATCCCACTTGCAAAGAGAATTTGATAAGCaatgaagagaaagaaaCCTCGGTTTCTGCTAATAGTATCAcagaaaaattttctgaATAGCTTTTCACCTTTTATCTTCTATATTTGAATCCCACTTGGTAATTCACCTCTAATTATATTGTGTAAGTCTACCTGGATAAGTAAATGTCGCACTCAAGACTATGACTATATTTTTCATGTCAAGCCAAGTAAGTAAAACTCGCGCTCAGCTGagtggttgcaaaaaagtGCCAGCGTCTTTGTGTGCTCGCGTGGTTAtcttgtttgtggatcagCACGAGTATATAAAGAGTGATTGTCTCATCAGTAgaatttctcttcttcccactcttttatttccaagtttgttCTTAAACAGTTTGAATTAAAACCTTTAAGAAAGAACCCCGAAATATATCCCACTTACGCTTCACAGCTCTAACCTTCTAACTTCGTGAGAGTCAGAAGCCAGGATTAACTAAAA is a genomic window containing:
- the AIM21 gene encoding Altered inheritance of mitochondria protein 21 (EggNog:ENOG503P3VK; COG:Z) — its product is MESNTPIVPKRPNKSALIESNSLEEYVESDTLVSIEGSSKDSESPSTPRVPKRPIKPDPINADSANSFPLVSQRSTSHEEGQLNSVANAEGDVNEIEEVDNDDNDGDGDKTPGNSNTKISFKDDMPSDVDNLVGTDTSSFDDDQETVSQEKEEQLESNESHAPENMTKESIIASNVMPIIPKRPAKFALPALDDSLSAKESSKETDGDIMPIIPIRPMKKKENQTDSKEVQSLASSGHISIDDSSSNVSVETSKDSKSLETPLDHPPEDENHEAANEQPISKASSETKEVVTAADSVHLVQVKPIIPIAAFQEMLNKAPSIGALDSNSGSVSRGQLSNSHIKFAQNLQGIVGKGFALPGMVDPSKDTLPIDHQRDTIEAKILEDPHEVNEYGSEAQKVSTRRAKGPRGKKLPKILSTPLSIRSESKFKIVEHNLWSVELKRITPVETLRVSKASSLSMVTEINERTLESQNSSSEVNVPNEKLNEPHEIAKEVHESSKKSEKDAIITDRIPESDEVETEGAHLCLLHSKSPHEKETEEVLGAPEELKQDYPTCKENLISNEEKETSVSANSITEKFSE